One segment of Alistipes finegoldii DSM 17242 DNA contains the following:
- the prfB gene encoding peptide chain release factor 2, whose protein sequence is MILADQIKDLEQRSGALERCLNIEQKRIDLLNEEEKTQVPDFWDNPDQAREQLRRVAAIKAWVDDYDAVAKDVEDLALMPEFVKEGVVSEQEMDAHYAQTLERIEKLEMRNMLRRDEDKLGAILDINAGAGGTEALDWASMLLRMYTRWGEAHGYKVKVLDYQAGDEVGVKSCTLEFEGEYAYGYLKSENGVHRMVRLSPFNANNKRQTTFASVFVSPAVDDTIEVTVNPSDIEWDTFRASGAGGQNVNKVETAVRLRYHGKDADTGEAVEFLIENMETRSQLMNRENAMRILKSKLYQRELDKRMATQQALEASKKKIEWGSQIRSYVFDDRRVKDHRTGVQTSAVEAVMDGGLDEFIKAYLMEYGAEA, encoded by the coding sequence ATGATACTTGCAGATCAGATAAAGGATTTGGAACAGCGCAGCGGTGCGCTGGAGCGCTGTCTGAACATCGAACAGAAGCGCATCGACCTGCTCAACGAAGAGGAGAAGACCCAAGTGCCGGATTTCTGGGACAACCCGGATCAGGCGCGCGAACAGCTGCGCCGCGTAGCGGCCATCAAGGCGTGGGTGGACGATTACGACGCCGTTGCGAAGGACGTCGAGGATCTTGCGCTGATGCCCGAATTCGTGAAGGAGGGCGTGGTGAGCGAGCAGGAGATGGACGCCCATTATGCGCAGACGCTGGAGCGCATCGAGAAACTCGAAATGCGCAACATGCTGCGCCGCGACGAGGACAAGCTGGGGGCGATTCTCGACATCAACGCCGGGGCCGGCGGCACCGAAGCGCTCGACTGGGCGTCGATGCTGCTGCGCATGTATACCCGCTGGGGCGAGGCGCACGGCTACAAGGTCAAGGTGCTCGACTATCAGGCCGGCGACGAGGTGGGGGTGAAGTCCTGCACGCTGGAGTTCGAAGGCGAGTATGCGTACGGCTACCTCAAGAGCGAGAACGGCGTGCACCGCATGGTGCGCCTTTCGCCCTTCAACGCCAACAACAAGCGGCAGACGACTTTCGCGTCGGTTTTCGTGTCGCCCGCCGTGGACGATACGATCGAGGTGACGGTGAATCCCTCGGACATAGAGTGGGATACGTTCCGAGCCAGCGGTGCGGGCGGTCAGAACGTCAATAAGGTCGAAACCGCCGTGCGCCTGCGTTATCACGGCAAGGACGCCGATACGGGCGAAGCGGTGGAGTTCCTGATCGAGAACATGGAGACCCGCTCGCAGCTGATGAACCGCGAGAACGCCATGCGTATCCTCAAATCGAAGCTCTACCAGCGCGAGCTGGACAAACGCATGGCCACGCAGCAGGCTTTGGAGGCGTCGAAAAAGAAGATCGAATGGGGTTCGCAGATCCGTTCCTACGTCTTCGACGACCGCCGCGTCAAGGATCACCGGACGGGCGTGCAGACCTCGGCTGTCGAAGCCGTCATGGACGGGGGGCTGGACGAATTCATCAAGGCTTACCTGATGGAGTACGGCGCCGAAGCCTGA
- a CDS encoding AAA family ATPase — MKDKFVINIGRQLGSGGKAVGEAVAARLGIGVYDKQLINLAAEQSGICPEIFEKADEKESRNLFATFIGYLRSPFVGSEYSGSNVLSSDALFKIQSDVIRDLASRESCVFVGRCADYILRDHPRTVNIFIAAGRAERIERLCRLHGIAPGEAESLMDRTDARRAAYYNYYSSGTWGMAETYDLCIDSSVLGIDGTTGFVLEFVERKLGVKP, encoded by the coding sequence ATGAAAGATAAATTCGTCATCAATATCGGGCGGCAGCTCGGAAGCGGCGGCAAGGCCGTCGGCGAGGCCGTGGCGGCGAGACTCGGAATCGGCGTTTACGACAAGCAGCTGATCAATCTGGCCGCCGAGCAGAGCGGCATCTGCCCCGAAATTTTCGAGAAAGCCGACGAAAAGGAGTCGCGCAACCTGTTCGCGACCTTCATCGGCTATCTGCGTTCGCCGTTCGTCGGAAGCGAATATTCGGGGAGCAACGTGCTGAGCAGCGATGCGCTGTTCAAAATCCAAAGCGACGTGATCCGCGACCTCGCTTCGCGCGAATCGTGCGTTTTCGTGGGCCGCTGCGCCGACTATATTCTGCGCGATCATCCGCGCACCGTGAATATTTTCATCGCGGCCGGCCGTGCCGAACGTATCGAGCGGCTCTGCCGCCTGCACGGCATCGCGCCCGGAGAGGCGGAGAGCCTGATGGACCGCACCGACGCCCGGCGCGCGGCCTACTACAATTATTACAGCAGCGGCACGTGGGGAATGGCCGAGACCTATGATCTCTGCATCGATTCGTCGGTGCTGGGAATCGACGGCACGACCGGTTTCGTGCTGGAATTCGTGGAACGCAAACTGGGCGTGAAGCCCTGA
- a CDS encoding MATE family efflux transporter, with amino-acid sequence MSVTIKGAAAELGTERIRKLLVQYAVPAVIAMTAASLYNMVDSIFIGHGVGPLAISGLALTFPLMNLAAAFGSLVGVGAATLVSMRLGQRDYETAQNILGNVVVLNLIIGLSFGLVTLLFLDPILYFFGASDATIGYARDYMTIILLGNVITHMYLGLNSVLRASGHPRKSMYATIYTVVINAALDPLFIYGFGWGIRGAAVATILAQVIALVWQFHILSDKSELLHFRPGIYRLRRKIVRDILAIGMSPFLMNLAACFIVILINKGLKQYGGDLMIGAYGIVNRLAFFFVMIVMGINQGMQPIAGYNFGARQYERVLRVLKLTIIGATCVTMAGFLMGELVPRLAVSAFTNDPELIRLSVEGMRIVFICFPIIGFQMVATNFFMSIGMAGKAIFLSLSRQLLFLMPGLIFLPHIFDVYTRWDGSWGVWCSMPLSDLLASVVAFCMLAYQLRKFRAKMDAAPATNNPE; translated from the coding sequence ATGTCTGTAACAATAAAGGGAGCGGCTGCGGAACTCGGAACGGAGCGTATCCGCAAACTGCTCGTACAATATGCCGTGCCGGCGGTCATCGCCATGACGGCCGCTTCGCTCTACAACATGGTCGACAGCATCTTCATCGGCCACGGCGTGGGGCCGCTGGCCATTTCGGGGCTGGCGCTGACCTTCCCGCTGATGAACCTCGCCGCGGCGTTCGGTTCGCTGGTGGGCGTGGGCGCCGCGACGCTGGTGTCGATGCGTCTGGGCCAGCGCGACTATGAAACGGCCCAGAACATTCTGGGCAACGTGGTGGTGCTGAACCTGATTATCGGTCTTTCGTTCGGACTGGTGACGCTGTTGTTTCTCGACCCGATCCTCTATTTCTTCGGAGCCAGCGACGCGACGATAGGCTATGCGCGCGACTACATGACGATTATCCTCTTGGGAAACGTCATCACGCATATGTATTTGGGACTGAACTCCGTGCTGAGAGCTTCGGGCCACCCGCGCAAGTCGATGTACGCTACGATCTATACGGTGGTGATCAACGCTGCGCTCGACCCGCTGTTCATTTACGGTTTCGGGTGGGGCATCCGCGGCGCGGCCGTCGCCACGATACTGGCACAGGTCATCGCGCTCGTCTGGCAGTTCCATATCCTTTCGGATAAGAGCGAACTGCTCCATTTCAGGCCCGGCATCTACCGCCTGCGCCGCAAGATCGTGCGCGATATTCTGGCCATCGGCATGTCGCCCTTCCTGATGAACCTCGCGGCCTGCTTCATCGTGATCCTGATCAACAAGGGGCTGAAACAATACGGCGGCGACCTGATGATCGGCGCCTACGGCATCGTGAACCGGCTGGCGTTCTTCTTCGTGATGATCGTCATGGGCATCAATCAGGGCATGCAGCCCATCGCGGGGTATAATTTCGGCGCCCGGCAGTACGAGCGCGTGCTGCGCGTGCTGAAGCTGACGATCATCGGCGCCACGTGCGTCACGATGGCCGGATTCCTGATGGGCGAGCTGGTCCCGCGGCTGGCGGTGTCTGCCTTCACGAACGATCCCGAACTGATCCGGCTGTCCGTTGAGGGCATGCGCATCGTCTTCATCTGCTTCCCGATCATCGGGTTCCAGATGGTGGCCACCAACTTCTTCATGAGCATCGGCATGGCCGGCAAGGCGATTTTCCTGTCGCTTTCGCGCCAGCTGCTTTTCCTGATGCCGGGGCTGATCTTCCTGCCGCACATCTTCGACGTCTATACCCGTTGGGACGGCAGCTGGGGCGTGTGGTGCTCGATGCCGCTCTCAGACCTGCTGGCGTCGGTTGTGGCCTTCTGCATGCTGGCCTACCAGCTGCGTAAATTCCGGGCCAAGATGGATGCGGCCCCGGCAACGAACAACCCCGAATAA
- the cysS gene encoding cysteine--tRNA ligase — MESKLVLYNTLTRRKEEFEPLTPGRVGMYVCGPTVYGDPHLGHARPAVTFDLLFRYLKASGYKVRYVRNITDVGHLEHDADEGEDKIAKKARLEQLEPMEVAHYYTERYHRAMEALNVETPSIEPYASGHIIEQIEFVKKILADGFAYESNGSVYFDVEKYNRKYNYGRLSGRNLDDIVANTRELDGQSDKRHSYDFALWKKASPEHIMRWPSPWSEGFPGWHMECSAMSTRYLGERFDIHGGGMDLMFPHHECEIAQSTAALGHDSARYWVHNNMITINGQKMGKSLGNFITLEELFTGSHKLLAQAYSPMTIRFFVLQAQYRSTLDFSNGALQAAEKGLDRLMKGVEALGRIKPADVSTVDPAELEGRCRAAMDDDLNSPMVISALFDWVRVINQLAEGRQTITAADLETLKTTVRRYAFDILGLRDEKAAGSASGRDYVTPLVEMLLDERLKARAAKDWAASDRIRDGLAAAGIRVKDRKDGSDWELE, encoded by the coding sequence ATGGAATCGAAACTCGTACTTTACAATACGCTCACCCGCCGCAAGGAGGAGTTCGAGCCTTTGACTCCCGGCCGCGTGGGCATGTATGTCTGCGGCCCTACGGTCTACGGCGACCCGCATCTGGGCCACGCCCGTCCGGCCGTGACGTTCGACCTGCTGTTCCGCTACCTCAAGGCCAGCGGCTACAAGGTGCGTTACGTGCGCAACATCACGGACGTGGGACATCTGGAGCACGACGCCGACGAGGGAGAGGACAAAATCGCCAAGAAGGCCCGGCTCGAACAGCTGGAGCCGATGGAGGTGGCCCACTACTACACGGAGCGTTACCACCGTGCGATGGAGGCCCTGAACGTCGAGACGCCCTCGATCGAACCCTATGCGTCGGGACATATCATCGAGCAGATCGAGTTCGTGAAGAAGATTCTGGCTGACGGGTTCGCCTACGAGTCGAACGGCTCGGTCTACTTCGACGTGGAGAAGTACAACCGGAAATACAATTACGGCCGGCTTTCGGGCCGCAATCTCGACGATATCGTCGCCAACACCCGCGAGCTGGACGGTCAGAGCGACAAGCGCCATTCGTACGACTTCGCGTTGTGGAAGAAGGCGTCGCCCGAACATATCATGCGCTGGCCTTCGCCGTGGAGCGAGGGATTCCCCGGCTGGCATATGGAGTGCTCGGCCATGAGCACCCGCTATCTGGGCGAGCGTTTCGACATCCACGGCGGCGGCATGGACCTGATGTTCCCGCACCACGAATGCGAGATCGCGCAGTCCACGGCGGCGCTGGGCCACGATTCGGCCCGTTACTGGGTGCACAACAACATGATTACGATCAACGGCCAGAAGATGGGCAAGTCGCTGGGCAACTTCATCACCCTCGAAGAGCTTTTCACCGGCAGCCACAAACTGCTGGCGCAGGCCTATTCGCCGATGACGATCCGTTTCTTCGTGCTGCAGGCGCAGTACCGCTCGACGCTCGACTTCTCGAACGGGGCGCTGCAGGCCGCCGAGAAGGGACTCGACCGCCTGATGAAGGGCGTCGAGGCGCTCGGCAGGATCAAACCCGCCGACGTCTCGACGGTCGATCCGGCCGAACTGGAGGGACGCTGCCGCGCGGCGATGGACGACGACCTGAATTCGCCGATGGTCATTTCGGCGCTGTTCGACTGGGTGCGCGTCATCAACCAGCTTGCTGAGGGCCGGCAGACCATCACGGCCGCCGACCTCGAAACACTGAAGACGACCGTTCGCCGCTATGCGTTCGACATTCTCGGCCTGCGCGACGAGAAGGCCGCCGGCTCGGCTTCGGGCCGCGACTACGTGACGCCGCTGGTCGAGATGCTGCTCGATGAACGTCTGAAGGCTCGCGCCGCGAAGGACTGGGCCGCTTCCGACCGTATCCGCGACGGGCTGGCCGCCGCCGGAATCCGCGTCAAGGACCGCAAGGACGGCAGCGACTGGGAGCTGGAATAG